Proteins from one Bacteroides zhangwenhongii genomic window:
- a CDS encoding YjjG family noncanonical pyrimidine nucleotidase, with protein MKYKNLFFDLDDTIWAFSQNARDTFEEVYQKYSYGRYFDSFDHFYAIYQKRNTELWVEYGEGKITKDELNRQRFFYPLMSVGVEDEALAEQFSKDFFSIIPTKRGLMPYAKEVLEYLAPKYNLYILSNGFRELQSRKMRSAGVDGYFKKVILSEDLGVLKPYPEIFNFALSTTQSELRESLMIGDSWEADITGAYGVGMHQVFYNVTERTTFPFLPTYQIHSLKELMNLL; from the coding sequence TGAAATATAAAAATCTATTTTTTGATCTTGACGATACTATTTGGGCCTTTTCTCAAAATGCCCGTGACACTTTTGAAGAAGTGTACCAGAAATATTCATACGGACGCTATTTTGATTCGTTCGATCATTTTTATGCAATTTATCAAAAGAGAAATACTGAACTCTGGGTTGAATATGGTGAAGGAAAGATCACGAAAGATGAATTGAACCGCCAACGTTTCTTTTATCCTTTGATGTCGGTAGGGGTGGAGGATGAAGCATTGGCGGAACAGTTTTCGAAAGATTTCTTTTCTATTATTCCTACCAAAAGAGGCTTAATGCCATACGCAAAAGAGGTGTTGGAATATCTTGCTCCGAAATATAATCTTTATATACTTTCCAACGGTTTTCGTGAATTGCAATCACGCAAGATGCGTTCGGCAGGTGTGGATGGTTATTTTAAGAAGGTGATTCTTTCGGAAGATCTCGGGGTGTTGAAGCCTTACCCTGAAATATTTAATTTTGCTCTGTCGACCACTCAGTCTGAGTTGCGGGAATCATTAATGATTGGTGACAGCTGGGAAGCTGATATTACCGGAGCTTATGGAGTTGGAATGCATCAGGTTTTCTACAATGTGACGGAGCGGACTACTTTCCCTTTTCTTCCTACTTACCAGATCCACTCTTTGAAGGAATTAATGAATTTGCTATAG